The genomic segment aaatgttatttaGCTAGTCATGACTGTTGCACTTAGAAAAAATTGCAGTTTGTAGAGAATCTCTATGAGCTAATAAACTTTTTGCAGTTTCCACATAATTACATAGCATGTAATTGAACGCTCAATTTTTCTTTAGCTAAGATCTCTATTTTTCTTTAACAGATTAAAAGCATATATTTTTTCCAAAAAGTGAATTGCCAGAGGCACATCTGATGGGTATCTCTGACTTTAACTATGCATAGatgcgacatattattgttgtaaAATTATGACGAGACACTGAGTAAACTATTATGGAATTTTCGTGTGATCATCACAAGTAACTGAAGGAATTTCATCAACTTTCAGTTTCAAGGTTCAAAGTACTGGCCACATTATCTCATCTTCATAAACTGTAAGTATCTTTGATACATTATTTCGTCATATTACGAGGGAAATCCTTGGTCCAACTTTATTTTGAAATTAACTGACTCCTTGCTCTTACTTACAAGGAGCAACTGAAGAATGGAATGTCAGAGTTAATTACAGATCTAAGAACAGATGCACCATGTAATGGGTTTGATTTAACAGCAGCACAGCTCCAGCTCAAATCCCTCTGAGATTATGATCAGTTCAGCCAATCGTTTCAGACAGTCATGATTGGCATGCAGCAGCACTCGCACTCAGATCGATGCCCATACCGTTGTAGGCAAGCGGGGCGTACATCCATGTCTCGTCAGAGCTCAACAGCTGTTTGGGGAAAAGGAAGGGAAAATGACAGCAATGATCATCTACTCGGAATGCATTATTTCTAGCATATGCGTAAGAACGAGAGTCCTGAAGTCTATAGTTTGATAGTACAGTATTGTTTCTTCATCTGTTGATCACTTGATCTCAGTTATCTGAGACATAAACATGTACCTTTATCTGCAGCTGCAGAAACTTGACGTACTGAACTGCCTCCTCCAGCATAGTGCTCATGTCAACCTGCAAACACAGGAGATCAAAATGATCGTTACACCCAATGCTTATTAGATGGACTGTTCAGTAATAACTTACTAATCAGTAAGTTATAGAATCACTAAATACTAATGAGTAATAACCTACTTTGGTGCCATTAGGAATTAGCTGCTGCAGTATTCTTAATTTCTCATTaatcctctctcttctcttctgttAGAAAGTATGACAGATGCCGTCAGAAAACCAAAAAGTAAAATCAAAACTTCAGATATTCAATGATTGGTGCGAAGTTAACATTGAGTACTTCTGACCTTTGCGTAAAGGCTCTGTGAATGCTTTGAGGACCGACTACCACTGCTCGAATTGTTGCTTTGTTTTCGAACAGCAGATTCCTCGCACACACCAATGGAGTCATCTTCAGAGCAGCAGCACCAGGAACTGCTCTGATTGACAAGCTCGGCATTGATCTCGTCATCAAGAGCACTTGAACTCAAGGTCCTCGATACCTGAGATAAATCGCACCGATGATGACGTCAGGAGAGTCGAAGTACAGAACCGAACTTTTTCAGTATGTTGGCTTCACTTACCAGGGCAACTGTACGGGGCTTCTTGTTAGTGTTCTTACTCTTCTTCCTTTGCTCATCCATGACAAGTACCCTCTTGTCGCCAGTAACAGCATTAGAACTTGGAGTGAGGGTCTGACTTTGGTGATCCAAGCACCAATCCATGGCAGTGTTCACAAATGGCGCGGCGCCATAGCTCGCATCTTCCATGACAGGAAG from the Phragmites australis chromosome 19, lpPhrAust1.1, whole genome shotgun sequence genome contains:
- the LOC133901010 gene encoding transcription factor BHLH133-like — encoded protein: MEAKCASIWTEESEMIAHLQSMFWSSNDADNNISSPNSSTSSCVTTSTMPSSLFLPVMEDASYGAAPFVNTAMDWCLDHQSQTLTPSSNAVTGDKRVLVMDEQRKKSKNTNKKPRTVALLSQVSRTLSSSALDDEINAELVNQSSSWCCCSEDDSIGVCEESAVRKQSNNSSSGSRSSKHSQSLYAKKRRERINEKLRILQQLIPNGTKVDMSTMLEEAVQYVKFLQLQIKLLSSDETWMYAPLAYNGMGIDLSASAAACQS